The Glycine soja cultivar W05 chromosome 6, ASM419377v2, whole genome shotgun sequence genome has a window encoding:
- the LOC114416490 gene encoding protein EDS1L-like, which produces MTQVMRGEVIEKAYAGSWKAHKSPDKPYLIEKINRNDPQEVIFCFPGSGAVRDWYSQKNFGETKIDLGLFPSLRSIGIDEQALVNEAFQKKFQEILSAKPSLADEVEKAMSKKKQIVFAGHSSGGAVAILATLWALENYQPPKSHGGIPPLCVTFGSPLVGNHIFSHATRRENWSHYFFHYVMRYDIVPRILLAPLSSLDPKFEPISQSFNPKSKSFMSDSVGRASAETTSEFYFAIISNAATVTSHAASKLMGTTDTTLETWSNFITLSPYRPFGTYYFCTGNGKSGKKIVITNSNAVLQVLFFSAQLSTEAEAAQVPYRSLRDHTIYGTELQQMGPQNVVHLDQHQLQNLPLSEDGAGGSNATINTALNDLGLIPRARLCLRAAAEWEARRTDNENKIKEKKDFVAKKLDVLREYRKMYKDKRVGFYDGFREHKQGEDDFKANVTRLELAGVWDEMMEKVRSYELPDEFEGNKDYIDLGTELRKLMEPLDIANYYRHGRNYEDSSSSYMIKGRPKRYRYPQRWLEHAERKSHESLSASCFWAEVEELHYKTSRSSNIVSLDQQFKERIEKLEIQIKAWSDRKELDEDVFLEGSTLVKWWKALPQQHKQHSCIKTLIRE; this is translated from the exons ATGACTCAAGTGATGAGAGGAGAGGTGATTGAGAAGGCTTATGCTGGGTCTTGGAAGGCTCACAAGTCCCCAGACAAGCCTTACCTTATTGAAAAGATCAACAGAAACGACCCTCAAGAAgttatcttttgttttccagGATCAGGTGCTGTCAGGGATTGGTACTCTCAGAAAAACTTTGGTGAAACAAAAATAGATCTTGGTCTGTTTCCCTCACTCAGAAGCATTGGTATCGATGAACAAGCTTTGGTGAATGAGGCCTTTCAGAAAAAATTCCAAGAAATTTTGTCTGCCAAACCATCACTTGCGGATGAG GTGGAGAAAGCAATGAGTAAAAAGAAGCAAATAGTGTTTGCAGGACACTCCTCTGGTGGTGCGGTGGCTATTCTGGCAACCCTTTGGGCCTTGGAAAACTACCAACCTCCTAAATCACACGGTGGCATCCCTCCCCTGTGTGTAACCTTTGGTTCTCCCTTAGTTGGGAACCACATATTTTCCCATGCCACAAGGCGTGAAAATTGGTCTCACTACTTTTTTCACTATGTGATGAGATATGACATAGTGCCACGAATCCTCCTTGCTCCCCTCTCTTCCCTTGACCCAAAATTTGAACCAATTTCCCAGTCCTTCAACCCCAAATCCAAGTCTTTCATGAGTGACTCAGTGGGAAGAGCCAGTGCAGAAACAACTTCAGAGTTCTACTTTGCCATAATCTCAAATGCTGCAACTGTCACAAGCCATGCTGCTTCTAAGTTAATGGGAACCACAGATACCACATTAGAAACTTGGTCAAATTTCATTACCTTAAGCCCTTATAGGCCCTTTGGCACTTACTATTTCTGCACTGGAAATGGAAAGTCAGGGAAGAAAATTGTGATAACAAACTCAAATGCAGTTCTACAGGTCCTGTTTTTCTCTGCTCAATTAAGCACTGAAGCAGAAGCTGCTCAAGTTCCCTATAGGAGCTTACGAGATCATACAATTTATGGCACCGAACTGCAACAAATGGGGCCTCAGAATGTTGTGCACTTGGATCAACATCAGCTCCAGAATCTTCCTTTGTCTGAAGATGGTGCTGGTGGCTCAAATGCAACCATTAACACGGCCTTAAATGACCTTGGCCTG ATTCCAAGAGCAAGACTGTGCCTCCGGGCAGCAGCAGAGTGGGAGGCAAGAAGAACTGACAACGAGAATAAgatcaaagagaagaaagatttTGTTGCGAAAAAATTGGACGTTCTTCGGGAATACAGAAAAATGTATAAGGATAAAAGGGTGGGTTTTTACGATGGCTTCAGGGAGCATAAGCAAGGTGAGGATGACTTCAAAGCAAACGTGACGAGGCTAGAGCTGGCAGGTGTGTGGGACGAGATGATGGAAAAGGTAAGAAGTTATGAACTCCCAGATGAATTTGAAGGCAACAAAGATTACATTGACCTTGGAACTGAGCTTCGGAAACTTATGGAACCTCTGGATATTGCCAATTATTACCGACATGGGAGGAATTATGAGGACAGTTCTTCTTCTTACATGATTAAGGGAAGACCAAAACGATATAGATATCCTCAAAGATGGTTGGAACATGCTGAGAGAAAGTCACATGAATCTCTCTCAGCATCTTGCTTCTGGGCCGAGGTGGAAGAACTTCACTACAAGACAAGTAGGAGTAGTAACATTGTCTCATTGGATCAACAATTTAAGGAAAGGATTGAGAAATTAGAGATTCAAATAAAAGCATGGAGTGACAGAAAGGAACTAGATGAGGATGTCTTCTTGGAGGGTTCTACCTTGGTGAAGTGGTGGAAAGCACTTCCTCAACAACACAAGCAACATTCATGCATTAAAACTCTTATTAGAGAGTGA